The Oxyura jamaicensis isolate SHBP4307 breed ruddy duck chromosome 24, BPBGC_Ojam_1.0, whole genome shotgun sequence genome contains a region encoding:
- the ADAMTS8 gene encoding A disintegrin and metalloproteinase with thrombospondin motifs 8, which translates to MSKPGGESINTAGSAAGAEQPSRGRAAGARRGRAMGRRALLAGRAPLHLLLLCHAWALPPPPREAQPPPAREAQPVLPARLPAPSGQLALRLAAFGRAVVLRLRPDASFLAPRLRLQRLGGGRRPPGRASPRRGCFYAGTVEGRPDAPAALSRCGPAAGLRAAFLLDGAAYELLPLGTPAPGPPWRRLHRLQRRAAPTAARPRPPAAAGPAEPLRRPRRFVSEARYVETLLVADASMVRFYGEDVENHVLTLMSLAARIYKHPSLKNAINLVVVKVLVVDDEAAGPEVSDNGGLTLRNFCSWQQQFNPVSDRHPEHYDTAILLTRQDFCGHQSCDTLGVADIGTMCDRNKSCSVIEDEGLQAAYTLAHELGHVLSMPHDDSKTCERLFGPLGKHHMMAPLFVHLNKSQPWSPCSAMYLTEFLDGGHGDCLLDAPAKALSLPAELPGRGALYSLDQQCQQIFGKDFQHCPNTTEEDICAQLWCRTGTGEPLCHTKNGSLPWADGTPCKGSGQCWDGACLPQDALQPQPVVDGDWGPWSPWGPCSRTCGGGVQFSHRHCDQPRPQHGGRYCEGQRTRYQSCHTDECPQDGKSFREQQCEKYNSYNFTDLDGNRLEWVPKYAGVSPRDRCKLFCRARGRSEFKVFEAKVIDGTLCGPETLSICVHGQCIKAGCDHVIGSSKKLDKCGVCGGNGSTCRKISGSLNRSKYGYNDIVTIPAGATNIDIKQRSHRGVRHDGNYLALRTLEGKYLLNGDFAISAMEQDILVKGTILKYSGSMTTLERLQSFRQLPEPLTVQLLTIASEVFPPKVKYTFFIPKDVPFSKQKGKEKKSANVIRPMLTSQWVLGDWSECSKTCGSGWQRRTVDCRDVEGQPSSTCDRALKPEDIKPCGDVPCPLWRLGPWSPCSQTCGEGVRTRNASCIHYTGTIIAPEKCSSPGPPPATAACLLRQC; encoded by the exons ATGTCAAAGCCGGGGGGAGAAAGTATAAATACAGCGGGCTCCGCAGCCGGCGCGGAGCAGCCGtcgcggggccgggcagcgggagcccggcggggccgggccatGGGGCGGCGGGCGCTGCTGgccggccgggccccgctccacctgctgctgctgtgccacgCCTGGGCGCTGCCTCCGCCGCCCCGCGAGGCTCAGCCTCCGCCGGCCCGGGAGGCTCAGCCGGTGCTGCCCGCCCGCCTGCCCGCCCCGTCGGGGCAGCTGGCGCTGCGGCTGGCCGCCTTCGGGCGCGCCGTCGTGCTTCGCCTCCGGCCCGACGCCTCCTTCCTCGCCCCTCGCCTCCGCCTgcagaggctgggaggaggcCGGAggccgccgggccgggcctcgCCCCGCCGGGGCTGTTTCTACGCGGGCACCGTCGAGGGGCGCCCCGATGCCCCCGCCGCGCTCAGCCGCTGCGGGCCGGCCGCCGGGCTCCGCGCCGCCTTCCTGCTCGACGGGGCGGCCTACGAGCTGCTGCCGCTCGGGACGCCCGCTCCCGGCCCTCCCTGGCGCCGCTTGCACCGCCTCCAGCGCCGCGCCGCCCCGAcggcggcccggccccggcccccggcagccgccggccccgcggAGCCGCTCCGGAGGCCCCGGCGCTTCGTCTCCGAGGCGCGCTACGTGGAGACGCTGCTGGTGGCCGACGCCTCCATGGTGCGCTTCTACGGGGAGGACGTGGAG aaCCACGTCCTGACCCTGATGTCCCTGGCAGCCCGCATCTACAAGCACCCCAGCCTGAAGAACGCCATCAACCTGGTGGTGGTGAAGGTGCTGGTGGTGGACGacgaggcggcggggccggaggTGTCCGACAACGGCGGCCTCACCCTGCGCAActtctgcagctggcagcagcagttcaaTCCCGTGAGCGACCGGCACCCCGAGCACTATGACACCGCCATCCTGCTGACCAGACAG GATTTCTGCGGGCACCAGAGCTGCGACACGCTGGGGGTGGCGGATATCGGCACCATGTGCGACCGCAACAAAAGCTGCTCGGTGATCGAGGATGAGGGCCTGCAGGCAGCCTACACCCTGGCTCATGAACTGG GCCACGTGCTCAGCATGCCCCACGACGACTCCAAGACCTGCGAGCGGCTCTTTGGGCCCCTCGGCAAGCACCACATGATGGCCCCGCTTTTTGTCCACCTGAACAAGAGCCAGCCGTGGTCGCCCTGCAGCGCCATGTACCTCACCGAGTTCCTGGACGGCGGGCACG GCGACTGCCTGCTCGACGCCCCGGCCAaagccctctccctgcctgctgagcTGCCCGGCCGAGGGGCCCTCTACAGCCTGgaccagcagtgccagcagatCTTCGGCAAGGACTTCCAGCACTGCCCCAACACCACGGAGGAGGACATCTGCGCTCAGCTGTGGTGTAGGACGGGCACCGGGGAGCCGCTGTGCCACACCAAGAACGgcagcctgccctgggctgACGGCACCCCCTGCAAGGGCAGCGGGCAGTGCTGGGATggtgcctgcctgccccaggaCGCGCTCCAGCCCCAG CCGGTGGTGGATGGTGACTGGGGCCCGTGGAGCCCCTGGGGCCCCTGCTCACGGACGTGTGGCGGCGGCGTGCAGTTCTCCCACCGCCACTGCGaccagccccggccccagcacGGCGGCAGGTACTGCGAGGGGCAGCGCACCCGCTACCAGTCGTGTCACACCGACGAGTGCCCGCAGGACG GCAAGAGCTTTCGGGAGCAGCAGTGCGAGAAGTACAACAGCTACAACTTCACCGACCTGGACGGGAACCGGCTGGAGTGGGTCCCCAAGTATGCCGGGGTGTCCCCCCGGGACCGCTGCAAGCTCTTTTGCCGAGCCAGGGGGAGGAGCGAATTTAAAGTCTTTGAGGCCAAA gtgATCGACGGGACGCTGTGTGGTCCAGAGACCCTCTCCATCTGCGTGCACGGGCAGTGCATCAAGGCCGGCTGCGATCACGTCATCGGGTCCTCCAAGAAGCTGGACAAATGCGGGGTTTGCGGCGGCAATGGCTCGACTTGCAGGAAAATATCCGGCTCGCTCAACAGATCCAA GTACGGCTACAACGACATCGTCACTATCCCCGCCGGGGCCACCAACATTGACATCAAGCAGCGCAGCCACCGCGGGGTCCGTCACGACGGGAACTACCTGGCCCTGAGGACCCTGGAGGGCAAGTACCTGCTGAACGGCGACTTTGCCATCTCGGCCATGGAGCAGGACATCCTCGTTAAGGGGACCATCCTGAAGTACAGCGGCTCCATGACGACCttggagaggctgcagagcttCCGGCAGCTCCCCGAGCCGCTGACCGTCCAGCTGCTGACCATCGCCAGTGAGGTCTTCCCACCCAAGGTCAAGTACACCTTCTTCATCCCCAAGGACGTCCCCTTCAGCAAgcagaaaggcaaagagaagaAGTCGGCCAACGTCATCCGCCCGATGCTCACCTCCCAGTGGGTCCTGGGTGACTGGTCCGAGTGCTCCAAGACCTGCGGCTCGGGCTGGCAGAGGCGGACGGTGGACTGCCGGGACGTTGAGGGCCAACCTTCCTCCACCTGCGACCGAGCCCTCAAGCCTGAGGACATCAAGCCCTGCGGCGACGTCCCCTGCCCGCTCTGGCGCCTGGGCCCCTGGTCCCCCTGCTCCCAAACATGCGGCGAGGGCGTGCGGACGCGCAACGCCTCCTGCATCCACTACACCGGCACCATCATCGCCCCGGAGAAAtgcagctccccggggccgccgccggccACCGCCGCCTGCCTGCTGCGGCAGTGCTGA